One window from the genome of Spirosoma rhododendri encodes:
- a CDS encoding anthranilate synthase component II, with amino-acid sequence MNLLVVDNFDSFTYTLVDYLRQAGATCRVVRNDAPWSQLTQPCDAVMLSPGPGTPRQAGRLMDVIAHFHEQVPMLGVCLGHQAIGAFFGAQLTTADRPMHGKVSTITTDPTDALFAGLPEQFGVTRYHSLVLRDLPGALVSTAQTDGGEIMALRHQWLPLWGVQFHPEAILTEYGLEVIQNWITICQHHSLTGSGETLSRVADLA; translated from the coding sequence ATGAACCTGCTGGTTGTCGATAATTTCGATTCGTTCACCTACACCCTTGTCGATTACCTGCGGCAGGCCGGGGCGACGTGTCGGGTTGTACGGAACGATGCCCCGTGGAGTCAGCTGACGCAACCCTGCGATGCGGTCATGCTATCGCCCGGTCCGGGAACGCCCCGGCAGGCTGGTCGGTTGATGGATGTGATTGCTCACTTTCACGAGCAGGTGCCAATGTTGGGTGTTTGTCTGGGCCATCAGGCCATTGGCGCGTTTTTCGGCGCGCAGCTGACAACGGCAGATCGGCCCATGCACGGAAAAGTGTCGACGATCACAACCGACCCAACCGATGCGCTGTTTGCCGGTTTGCCGGAGCAGTTTGGCGTAACGCGTTATCACTCGCTGGTGCTGCGCGATCTGCCCGGTGCGCTTGTCAGCACGGCTCAGACCGACGGGGGCGAAATTATGGCACTGCGCCATCAGTGGTTGCCGCTCTGGGGCGTACAGTTTCACCCCGAAGCGATCCTGACCGAATACGGGCTGGAAGTAATACAGAACTGGATTACCATTTGTCAACACCATAGCCTGACCGGCAGCGGGGAAACCCTGAGCCGGGTGGCTGATTTAGCGTAG
- a CDS encoding CBS domain-containing protein — protein sequence MLAAELIDPMLPALKPTDSVGQALDWMQEHRIGQLVLIDQTDYQGIISEELLLDIADDERPLSSMMHLFEQVNAYEGQHLFEVLGLVMQHRMDVIAVLNEGREFLGTVSTSELLRQFAQELGVQEGGAVLMLSLDERDYSMAEISRLIESNNVKIISSYFSSAAYGMPDRSRLTLKLNRQNITAVISTLERFGYQIEAAFANVPVESIDQDRLDSLLRYLNT from the coding sequence ATGCTGGCTGCTGAACTTATCGACCCAATGCTGCCAGCCCTGAAACCGACTGATTCGGTCGGGCAGGCGCTGGACTGGATGCAGGAGCATCGCATTGGCCAACTGGTCCTGATTGATCAGACTGACTATCAGGGAATTATTAGCGAAGAGTTATTGCTTGATATCGCCGACGACGAACGGCCACTGAGCAGTATGATGCACCTCTTTGAGCAGGTGAACGCCTACGAAGGGCAGCACCTGTTTGAAGTGCTGGGTCTGGTGATGCAGCACCGCATGGATGTTATTGCGGTACTCAATGAGGGCCGTGAATTTCTGGGTACTGTGTCGACGTCGGAGCTGTTACGGCAGTTTGCGCAGGAACTGGGCGTTCAGGAAGGTGGTGCCGTACTGATGCTGAGCCTGGATGAGCGCGATTATTCGATGGCCGAGATCAGTCGGCTGATCGAGTCGAACAACGTTAAAATCATCAGTAGCTATTTCTCCAGCGCAGCCTACGGTATGCCCGACCGGTCACGACTGACGCTCAAGCTCAACCGGCAGAACATCACAGCCGTTATTTCCACACTAGAACGATTTGGGTATCAGATCGAAGCGGCATTCGCCAATGTGCCCGTTGAGAGTATCGATCAGGATCGGCTCGATTCACTGCTGCGTTACTTAAATACATAG
- a CDS encoding NAD kinase has protein sequence MKIAIHGRNFPESARPYVQAMFEELTKRRVDVLISADYRDFLDSAGVEHDSQATYRPEDGVTDADFIFSLGGDGTLLDAVTHVGSRQIPIVGINIGRLGFLATVAPPSIRLMIDALFNGQYGIDERTLVSVKSTPDIFGPLPFGLNDFTITRTQTSSMITVHSYLDGEFLNSYWADGLIISTPSGSTGYSLSCGGPVLLPQTNNLIITPISPHNLNVRPMIVMDTCQLSFEVESRSGNFLAALDSRSYTVDVSARISVQKENFKARLVKLGDENFLNTLRSKLNWGWDIRN, from the coding sequence ATGAAAATTGCCATTCATGGGCGCAACTTCCCCGAATCAGCCCGACCCTATGTGCAGGCAATGTTCGAGGAGCTGACCAAACGACGAGTCGACGTATTGATCTCGGCGGACTACCGCGACTTTCTGGATTCGGCCGGGGTTGAACACGACAGTCAGGCTACTTACCGGCCTGAAGACGGGGTTACCGATGCCGATTTTATTTTTAGTCTGGGGGGCGATGGTACGCTGCTCGACGCCGTTACGCATGTCGGCTCCCGGCAAATTCCCATCGTGGGAATCAACATCGGCCGGCTGGGCTTTCTGGCAACAGTGGCCCCGCCCTCGATCCGACTGATGATCGACGCGCTCTTCAATGGGCAATATGGCATCGACGAACGCACGCTGGTAAGCGTAAAGTCGACCCCCGACATCTTCGGCCCGCTACCATTTGGCCTGAACGATTTTACGATCACGCGCACCCAGACCTCGTCGATGATTACGGTGCATTCGTACCTCGACGGCGAATTTCTGAACTCCTACTGGGCCGACGGGCTAATCATCTCGACGCCGTCGGGCTCAACGGGCTACTCACTCAGCTGCGGTGGCCCGGTACTACTGCCCCAGACCAACAACCTGATTATTACGCCGATCAGTCCGCACAACCTGAATGTGCGGCCCATGATCGTGATGGACACCTGCCAGCTATCATTCGAGGTAGAAAGCCGAAGCGGTAACTTCCTGGCCGCGCTCGATTCCCGCTCGTACACCGTCGATGTGTCGGCCCGGATCAGTGTGCAGAAAGAAAATTTTAAGGCCCGGCTGGTGAAACTGGGCGACGAGAATTTTCTGAACACACTACGCAGCAAGCTCAACTGGGGCTGGGATATTCGCAACTAA
- a CDS encoding DUF6089 family protein, which produces MKKIQYLAAGVLSTAVLFADAVEGLAQRRVNTHFLPYSSISFGVGSSHYYGDLAGYRQFIKATYIMPRWNVGIGYTRQFTPKFAARATFTWARISGDDYTFNKNNIQENLPQYVRNLHFRNDLKEFAITGIYNLVPDGRTSEERAKLTPYLFGGIALVAHSPEARTPYVEGSDDSQRWVKLQPLHTEGQGQPGYEKPYSLVTLAVPVGIGVRYKLNESFNLAFELGYRYTFTDYLDDVGGNYAAANVLTGLAATMADRRVEVNAARLKSHPDRYQALVNLYQSATPEEQAKIGNELQGNVVRGADGKLNDGYLLTSFQIHYIIPSKIKCPPIR; this is translated from the coding sequence ATGAAGAAAATTCAATACCTGGCTGCTGGTGTGCTGTCGACTGCCGTGCTGTTTGCCGATGCAGTAGAAGGGCTGGCCCAGCGACGCGTCAATACGCATTTTTTGCCTTATTCGTCGATTAGCTTCGGTGTCGGTTCGTCGCACTACTACGGTGACCTGGCGGGTTATCGTCAGTTCATCAAGGCCACGTACATCATGCCGCGCTGGAACGTCGGTATCGGCTACACCCGGCAGTTTACACCAAAGTTTGCCGCGCGGGCCACGTTTACCTGGGCGCGGATTTCGGGCGACGACTACACGTTCAACAAAAACAACATTCAGGAGAATCTGCCGCAGTACGTCAGGAACCTGCACTTCCGCAACGACCTGAAGGAATTCGCCATTACCGGTATTTACAATCTTGTTCCGGACGGACGCACCTCGGAAGAACGGGCTAAACTTACGCCGTATCTGTTTGGCGGTATTGCCCTGGTGGCGCACAGCCCCGAAGCCCGCACGCCCTACGTTGAAGGCAGCGACGACTCGCAGCGCTGGGTAAAGCTGCAACCGCTGCACACGGAAGGGCAGGGACAGCCGGGTTACGAAAAGCCGTATTCGCTGGTGACATTAGCCGTCCCGGTCGGAATTGGGGTGCGTTACAAGCTAAACGAGAGTTTCAACCTGGCGTTTGAGCTGGGGTACCGCTACACCTTTACCGATTACCTCGACGACGTGGGGGGCAACTACGCTGCTGCCAATGTGCTTACGGGGCTGGCGGCAACGATGGCCGACCGGCGCGTTGAAGTAAACGCAGCCCGGCTGAAAAGCCATCCAGATCGCTATCAGGCACTGGTCAATCTGTACCAAAGCGCTACACCTGAGGAACAGGCGAAAATCGGCAACGAGCTACAGGGCAACGTGGTGCGCGGAGCCGATGGCAAACTCAACGATGGCTATCTGCTGACCAGCTTCCAGATCCATTACATCATTCCGAGTAAGATCAAGTGTCCTCCGATTAGATAG
- the porG gene encoding type IX secretion system protein PorG — MTKQKLHTARLLIAGLFISLNLHAQKIEVGGSLGGMLYKGDVSTHLDPRLYRPAGGLFFRYNATRSFSMRLGIAVGGIRGDDQLSNDPFQQARNYSFRSSISELTGDFEYNFRNYNPRPKAKNWTPYVFAGLGLFNSTNSVVRARGMLSFPLGVGVKYEFHRPWSIGAEFGTRFTRFDYLDGLGDRTFGTTTGRLGQGNPALSDSYTYTAITLSYTFYKIVCP; from the coding sequence GTGACGAAACAGAAACTTCATACGGCCCGGCTGCTTATAGCCGGGCTTTTTATCAGCCTGAACCTGCACGCTCAGAAAATCGAGGTGGGCGGTAGCCTGGGCGGAATGCTGTACAAAGGTGATGTGTCGACCCACCTCGATCCGCGGCTGTACCGGCCGGCGGGGGGCTTGTTTTTTCGGTACAATGCGACGCGGTCATTTTCCATGCGCCTGGGTATCGCCGTGGGCGGTATACGGGGCGACGATCAGCTCAGCAACGACCCGTTTCAGCAGGCCCGCAACTACAGCTTCCGCTCGTCGATCAGCGAACTGACTGGCGATTTTGAGTACAATTTCCGGAACTATAACCCGCGCCCGAAAGCGAAAAACTGGACACCCTACGTGTTTGCCGGGCTGGGGCTGTTCAACAGTACGAACAGCGTGGTGCGGGCGCGGGGCATGCTTAGTTTTCCGCTGGGTGTCGGTGTCAAATACGAGTTCCACCGTCCGTGGAGTATAGGGGCTGAATTTGGTACCCGCTTCACCCGCTTCGATTACCTCGATGGCCTGGGCGACCGCACGTTTGGCACGACAACCGGCAGGCTGGGGCAGGGGAACCCGGCTTTGTCTGACAGCTACACGTACACGGCAATAACGCTTAGCTACACATTCTACAAAATAGTTTGCCCGTAG
- a CDS encoding M23 family metallopeptidase — MRILGIVGAILVGGLNVASSQTIVTEPDEPTIYSYCQRFQTLYTQIREQSILPDSARSEFSQIMLGLKHRFVADALVRTDSLQRDSLRRTGRYFAFPIRGYSPRSIGGTHGEGYRGKGFDLFDYNVRGSHPAQDIFIADRNQDCVDDQTGRPADVLAMTSGVVLAIETAWTPGSEYRGGNWIWVYDPVLNGLFYYAHNRLVDVLPGQWVGAGQKISEMGRSGFNAYKARSPTHLHLMYLQIQPNGLPEPEDTYKWLLSARLSK; from the coding sequence ATGCGGATACTGGGAATCGTGGGGGCAATACTGGTTGGGGGCCTCAATGTTGCATCGTCGCAGACGATAGTTACCGAACCCGACGAGCCAACTATCTATTCGTATTGCCAGCGGTTTCAGACACTGTACACGCAGATCCGGGAGCAATCAATCCTGCCCGACTCCGCCCGGAGTGAGTTCAGTCAGATCATGCTGGGCCTGAAACATCGCTTCGTTGCTGATGCCCTTGTCAGAACCGATAGTCTTCAGCGCGACAGCCTCCGCCGGACGGGTCGGTATTTTGCCTTTCCCATTCGCGGCTACAGTCCGCGCTCGATTGGCGGCACACACGGCGAAGGATACCGGGGAAAAGGGTTCGATCTATTCGATTACAACGTCAGAGGGAGCCATCCGGCGCAGGATATTTTCATCGCCGATCGTAATCAGGATTGCGTCGACGATCAGACCGGACGACCGGCGGATGTGCTGGCCATGACGAGTGGGGTGGTGCTGGCCATTGAAACGGCCTGGACGCCCGGCTCTGAGTACCGGGGTGGTAACTGGATCTGGGTGTACGACCCGGTGCTGAATGGCTTGTTTTACTACGCCCACAACCGGCTTGTCGACGTGCTGCCGGGACAGTGGGTAGGAGCCGGACAAAAGATTTCGGAAATGGGTCGGTCGGGGTTCAACGCCTACAAAGCCCGCTCTCCGACGCACCTGCACCTGATGTATCTGCAAATCCAGCCCAACGGTCTTCCCGAACCCGAAGACACCTACAAGTGGCTTCTCTCAGCCCGACTTTCTAAATAA
- a CDS encoding CCA tRNA nucleotidyltransferase, which produces MNFADTLQTNPIFETLAQQADALGMRAYVVGGFVRDLLLKRPSKDIDVVCLGSGIALAEAVGKAMKAPVAVFPNFGTAMVKVDLAGQPWEVEFVGARKESYRADSRKPIVEDGTLEDDQNRRDFTINAMGIQLNRTGKAGVYGDLLDPFDGQKDLKRKIIRTPLDPLITFSDDPLRMMRAIRFASQLNFDIEPATFDAIVQMNERIGIVSRERITDELNKIILSPTPSYGFKLLYHAGLLERIFPELVALKGVETIEGRGHKDNFYHTLQVLDNIANRTKSTPELDAQELWLRWAALLHDIAKPATKRYDKRVGWTFHGHEDMGARWVPGIFRTMKLPLHESMRMVQKLVRLHLRPIALTKEQITDSALRRLLVEAGHDLDGLMALCRADITSKNYEKVQKHLRNFDRVEQKLIDLETRDELRNFQPVITGELIMETFGLPPSREVGDLKTLIREAILDGVVPNTLEAAYPFLIEEGRKRNLTPVQVAQPVPANRSTADTRTSG; this is translated from the coding sequence ATGAATTTCGCCGACACATTACAGACCAACCCCATTTTCGAGACGCTGGCGCAACAGGCCGACGCACTGGGCATGCGGGCTTATGTGGTGGGTGGGTTCGTGCGTGATTTGCTCCTGAAACGGCCCTCGAAGGACATCGACGTGGTTTGCCTTGGCAGCGGCATTGCGCTGGCCGAAGCAGTAGGAAAAGCGATGAAAGCCCCCGTTGCCGTGTTTCCCAACTTTGGAACGGCGATGGTAAAAGTCGATCTGGCGGGGCAACCGTGGGAAGTTGAGTTTGTGGGCGCGCGGAAAGAGTCGTACCGGGCCGATTCGCGTAAGCCCATCGTTGAAGATGGCACGCTTGAAGACGATCAGAACCGGCGCGACTTCACGATCAACGCAATGGGCATTCAACTGAACCGTACAGGCAAAGCAGGCGTCTACGGCGATTTGCTCGACCCCTTCGACGGGCAGAAAGATCTCAAACGTAAGATCATCCGCACCCCACTCGACCCGCTCATTACGTTCTCCGACGATCCGCTCCGGATGATGCGGGCCATCCGCTTTGCATCGCAGCTCAACTTCGACATTGAACCGGCTACGTTCGACGCGATTGTGCAGATGAACGAACGAATCGGCATCGTGTCGCGCGAACGCATCACCGACGAGCTGAACAAGATTATCCTGTCGCCGACACCGTCTTACGGCTTCAAGCTGCTGTATCACGCGGGGTTGCTGGAGCGTATTTTCCCGGAACTGGTGGCATTGAAGGGTGTCGAAACCATCGAAGGACGCGGCCACAAGGATAATTTTTACCACACGTTGCAGGTGCTCGACAACATCGCCAATCGCACCAAATCGACTCCTGAACTCGACGCGCAGGAGCTTTGGTTACGCTGGGCGGCTTTGCTCCACGACATCGCCAAACCGGCAACAAAACGCTACGACAAGCGGGTGGGCTGGACGTTTCACGGCCACGAAGACATGGGCGCGCGCTGGGTGCCCGGCATCTTCCGAACCATGAAACTGCCCCTGCATGAGTCGATGCGGATGGTGCAGAAGCTGGTGCGGCTGCATCTGCGTCCCATCGCGCTCACCAAAGAGCAGATTACCGACTCGGCCCTACGCCGACTGCTGGTCGAGGCAGGCCACGACCTTGACGGGCTGATGGCGCTGTGCCGGGCCGATATCACGTCCAAGAACTACGAAAAAGTACAGAAGCACCTGCGCAATTTCGACCGGGTCGAGCAGAAGCTGATCGATCTCGAAACGCGCGACGAACTGCGTAATTTTCAACCCGTCATTACGGGCGAGTTGATTATGGAAACGTTTGGCCTGCCCCCATCACGGGAAGTGGGTGATTTGAAAACGCTGATCCGGGAAGCTATTCTCGACGGCGTCGTTCCGAATACGCTGGAAGCCGCTTACCCGTTCCTGATTGAAGAGGGGCGCAAACGAAACTTGACACCCGTGCAGGTGGCCCAGCCCGTACCGGCGAACCGGTCTACGGCTGACACGCGCACCAGCGGCTGA
- a CDS encoding L-threonylcarbamoyladenylate synthase has product MAATIRDITYQLRQGNLIALADETGWSVAADPTSEEAVAKLLTLFSVMPDGVRPTVLIQHPDQLVMYVAKLPDVAYDVVDFSDTPLIVVFEQGKNIAPVLLERSQEIAVRRALNPEIQRLIGGYGKGLLTIPFESLTLPPPAEAAVSERFGALPGMPRKPRIIRLSIDGGVSFIRK; this is encoded by the coding sequence ATGGCAGCTACAATCCGCGACATTACGTATCAACTCCGGCAAGGCAATCTGATTGCACTGGCCGACGAAACCGGCTGGTCGGTAGCGGCCGACCCTACCAGTGAAGAAGCCGTTGCGAAACTGCTGACGCTGTTCTCAGTCATGCCCGACGGCGTCCGCCCAACGGTGCTGATTCAACACCCCGATCAGCTGGTGATGTACGTCGCCAAACTACCCGATGTGGCTTACGACGTGGTTGATTTTTCCGACACGCCCTTAATCGTGGTGTTTGAACAAGGGAAAAACATCGCGCCCGTACTGCTCGAACGTAGTCAGGAGATCGCGGTCCGGCGGGCACTCAATCCCGAAATCCAGCGGCTGATCGGCGGCTATGGCAAGGGTCTGCTCACGATTCCGTTTGAATCGCTGACGCTGCCCCCGCCAGCCGAAGCCGCCGTCAGTGAGCGGTTCGGCGCTTTACCCGGTATGCCCCGCAAACCCCGCATCATCCGGCTCAGCATCGACGGCGGGGTGAGTTTTATTAGAAAATGA
- a CDS encoding HAD family hydrolase produces the protein MTTPVRPKAIVFDVNETLLDLSSLQRAFTQTFNEQFAFKFWFSTLLQYSLVDTLTTNYHDFGQIGKAALTMTSAYFDKPLSPDEQ, from the coding sequence ATGACTACCCCCGTACGACCAAAGGCCATTGTATTCGACGTCAACGAAACCCTGCTCGACCTGAGCAGTTTACAGCGGGCGTTCACGCAGACGTTCAACGAGCAATTCGCCTTCAAATTCTGGTTTTCGACTCTGCTCCAGTACTCGCTCGTTGATACCCTGACGACGAATTATCACGATTTTGGCCAGATTGGAAAAGCCGCCCTAACCATGACCAGCGCGTATTTCGACAAGCCGCTATCGCCCGACGAGCAGTAA
- a CDS encoding HAD-IA family hydrolase, which yields MEPGLARLKEAGFRLVTLTNSPTKTLMQQMANTGLGAYFESLWSVDDVQLFKPHPQTYQLALSRLQLPPEQTMMVACHAWDLAGAAHAGMQTGFIARPGQSPYALAPAPTITGKTLTDLVEQLV from the coding sequence GTGGAACCGGGCCTTGCCCGACTGAAAGAAGCCGGGTTTCGACTGGTCACACTGACCAATTCGCCGACTAAAACGCTGATGCAGCAAATGGCAAACACGGGGTTGGGGGCGTACTTTGAATCGCTCTGGAGCGTGGACGATGTGCAGTTGTTCAAGCCCCATCCGCAGACCTACCAACTGGCTCTGTCGCGGCTGCAACTGCCGCCGGAACAGACGATGATGGTCGCGTGCCACGCCTGGGATCTGGCTGGTGCCGCCCACGCCGGTATGCAAACGGGATTCATCGCCCGGCCCGGTCAGTCACCCTACGCATTGGCCCCCGCCCCGACCATAACGGGAAAGACGCTGACTGATCTGGTCGAGCAATTGGTGTGA
- a CDS encoding membrane or secreted protein: MRALLFLLSFSLSLGTVTAQVKPADLAGAWQFTEPSGTRTVLTFADSYLIQTVYEPGRFISTSGGTWQLMGDNLFEVVEFDSNDSSHVGVAERMQVKVANKKLTLRTKTRTLTFDRVAPDRVDQSGSSDQLAGLWRITSRANDAGQLTPMQGGPRKTIKLLTGTRFQWVAINPLTKQFFGTGGGTYVLKDGKYTETIEFFSRDNSRVGKSLTFGAEVSPNEWHHTGQSSTGGPVNEIWSREAGK, encoded by the coding sequence ATGAGAGCGCTGCTTTTCTTACTGTCTTTTAGCCTGTCGCTTGGTACGGTGACGGCGCAGGTCAAACCCGCTGATCTTGCCGGGGCGTGGCAGTTTACCGAGCCGTCGGGTACGCGGACCGTGCTGACGTTTGCCGACAGCTACCTTATTCAGACCGTCTACGAACCCGGCCGCTTTATCAGTACCAGTGGTGGAACGTGGCAACTGATGGGCGACAATCTGTTTGAAGTTGTTGAGTTTGATTCCAACGATAGCAGCCACGTCGGAGTAGCTGAGCGAATGCAGGTCAAGGTGGCCAATAAAAAGCTGACGCTGAGGACAAAAACTCGCACACTGACGTTTGACCGGGTCGCGCCAGACAGGGTCGATCAGTCTGGTTCGTCAGATCAACTGGCCGGTTTATGGCGTATTACGAGCCGGGCCAATGATGCGGGTCAGCTGACGCCCATGCAAGGTGGCCCCCGCAAAACGATCAAACTCCTGACCGGAACTCGCTTCCAATGGGTAGCAATCAACCCCCTGACGAAGCAATTTTTCGGCACTGGAGGTGGCACGTACGTGTTAAAAGACGGTAAGTACACCGAAACGATTGAGTTTTTCTCCCGCGACAATAGCCGCGTCGGTAAGTCGCTGACGTTTGGTGCCGAGGTAAGCCCGAACGAGTGGCACCATACGGGGCAAAGCTCGACGGGTGGACCGGTCAACGAGATCTGGAGTCGGGAGGCCGGTAAATAA
- a CDS encoding DUF6970 domain-containing protein encodes MNRLINCLLFAGLMLMSCQRDNLPSCVENQIKQIQAQGVWSPPAKIYQYRYQGRTVYFIPQRCCDIPSQLLDENCNQICSPDGGFTGAGDGRCSDFFKTRTDEKLIWEDTRR; translated from the coding sequence ATGAACCGACTAATCAATTGCTTGCTTTTCGCTGGCCTGATGCTGATGAGTTGCCAGCGCGATAACCTGCCGAGCTGCGTAGAGAACCAAATCAAGCAGATACAGGCGCAGGGGGTTTGGAGCCCGCCCGCCAAAATCTACCAGTACCGGTATCAGGGCCGGACGGTCTACTTTATTCCACAACGCTGCTGCGATATACCGAGTCAGCTGCTGGATGAAAACTGCAATCAGATTTGTTCGCCCGATGGGGGCTTTACCGGGGCGGGCGATGGCCGATGCAGCGACTTCTTCAAAACCCGCACCGACGAAAAGCTGATTTGGGAAGACACGAGAAGATAA